A portion of the Bactrocera neohumeralis isolate Rockhampton chromosome 2, APGP_CSIRO_Bneo_wtdbg2-racon-allhic-juicebox.fasta_v2, whole genome shotgun sequence genome contains these proteins:
- the LOC126767688 gene encoding protein farnesyltransferase subunit beta, with amino-acid sequence MDSELTFRDYALLKNLKFNDERVSTVTSREQQKTENSIEKCFSRFQQMQYLDPKVKKIHREDHQRYLESMLRRLPLHYECLDSSRPWNVYWILQAAHLLNFTFDDETLEHVVEFLMKCRHPNGGFAGGPGQYPHLAPTYAAVNSLCLIGTSNAYRAIDRESLMQFLFSVREPDGSFRLHVDGETDVRGAYCAISCAKLTNMPEEVIKKLFDKTGDWIARCQTYEGGFGGAPDLEAHGGYTFCGIAALALLDEGHKCDIEQLLKWNLQRQMPFEGGFQGRTNKLVDGCYSFWVGATIPITQAFISQKSGSIKKSLFDTSALQEYILVCCQKANGGLIDKPGKPQDLYHTCYTLSGVSIAQHSESSLNPQVLGDPANELLPTHPLFNVPPRAVARSLAHFEVLNDNFKDFRNPSSCQHDTGGNQYKNDCEKSSIESYMEVEGGVSATEEEEAQISSVSSSISN; translated from the exons ATGGATTCAGAATTAACATTTAGAGATTATGCATTactcaaaaacttaaaattcaaCGATGAACGGGTATCAACTGTAACATCTCGTGAACAG cAAAAGACCGAGAATTCCATAGAAAAATGTTTCAGTCGCTTTCAACAAATGCAATACCTGGATccaaaagtaaagaaaattcaTCGAGAAGATCACCAACGCTATTTGGAGTCAATGCTACGTAGGCTTCCCTTACACTATGAATGCCTTGACAGTAGTAGGCCATGGAATGTTTATTGGATATTgcaagctgctcatttattaaatttcaccTTTGACGATGAAACACTGGAGCATGTGGTTGAATTTCTCATGaa ATGTCGTCATCCAAATGGAGGATTTGCAGGTGGTCCCGGTCAATACCCACATTTAGCTCCAACATATGCCGCTGTGAATAGTCTATGCTTAATTGGCACTTCAAATGCGTATCGTGCAATCGACCGTGAATCTTTAATGCAGTTTTTATTCTCTGTGCGTGAACCAGATGGCTCCTTTAGGCTACATGTTGATGGCGAGACGGATGTTAGGGGTGCTTATTGCGCTATCTCTTGTGCCAAACTGACGAATATGCCTGAGGAagttatcaaaaaattgtttgataaaaCAGGCGATTGGATTGCCCGATGTCAGACATATGAAGGCGGTTTTGGTGGTGCCCCAGACTTGGAGGCACATGGAGGTTACACATTTTGTGGCATTGCAGCTTTAGCATTGCTCGACGAAGGTCACAAATGCGATATTGAACAACTCCTG AAATGGAATCTGCAACGTCAAATGCCTTTTGAAGGCGGATTTCAAGGTCGAACAAATAAGCTAGTAGATGGTTGCTATTCATTTTGGGTTGGTGCCACAATACCAATAACTCAAGCCTTTATAtcccaaaaaa GTGGATCCATTAAGAAGTCACTCTTCGACACAAGTGCATTACaagaatatattttagtttgttGCCAAAAAGCAAATGGTGGCTTGATTGACAAGCCGGGCAA GCCTCAAGATCTCTATCATACCTGTTATACGTTAAGTGGCGTTTCAATTGCCCAACACTCTGAATCGTCGCTGAATCCACAAGTGCTAGGCGATCCGGCGAATGAGCTTTTACCAACGCATCCGCTGTTTAATGTTCCCCCAAGGGCTGTCGCCAGATCATTAGCCCACTTTGAGGTACTCAATGACAATTTCAAAGATTTTCGGAATCCCTCAAGTTGTCAGCATGATACAGGTGGAAATCAATACAAAAATGATTGTGAAAAATCATCGATTGAAAGCTACATGGAAGTAGAGGGAGGTGTAAGTGCtactgaagaagaagaagctcaAATATCCTCTGTTAGCTCGTCAATATCGAActga
- the LOC126767691 gene encoding transcription factor Ouib-like produces the protein MRQDLKLCRLCAGCCENKTTTSLFDRSRKSALRRIFQLTNIQLKNLSNLPSAKIPSAMCSDCEKELERAYEFRNRCISAQTYFSSSEYMCHFDQKRRQKQISSDNSIKESTSVKVEFLSYAKENENRQRQIASAMEKESTSVKDEFLSYSKGIETADLDFNTRSGYILQVAVESECDFDALNEGEVEHDDSQVELENQSLKNSDYELLPSNKTRAAMEENEEKDGDPEEIISQPVKANNNGEDPESDDNQKTKAKEEKQNKPRTYICDQCGNNFKYRSHFYSHIKRHAGVKPLQCEVCPNKFFTEGELKRHMRRHTGERPFPCQYCERRFTDYSTRIKHERTHTNERPFGCPQCGKAFTTSYVLKNHMLVHTGERSFKCTLCNKSFQRQTHLIVHTRSLIHKQNVERQQQTNQKVKCFSLTKPSLNT, from the exons ATGCGACAAGATTTGAAACTATGCAGGCTTTGCGCGGGATGCTGTGAAAACAAAACCACGACTTCGCTCTTTGACAGAAGTAGAAAATCAGCACTTCGAAGGATATTCCAACTAACTAATATCCAG TTAAAAAATCTCAGCAATTTACCGTCCGCAAAAATCCCGTCCGCAATGTGTTCGGATTGCGAAAAAGAATTGGAACGGGCTTACGAATTTCGTAATCGTTGCATTTCAGCGCAAACGTATTTTTCCAGTTCAGAATACATGTGTCATTTCGATCAGAAACGTAGACAGAAACAAATTTCCAGTGATAACTCCATCAAGGAATCTACTTCAGTAAAGGTTGAATTTTTGTCATATGCTAAGGAAAATGAAAACAGGCAGAGACAAATTGCTAGCGCCATGGAAAAGGAATCTACTTCAGTGAAGGATGAATTTTTGTCATATAGTAAGGGAATTGAAACAGCAGATTTGGACTTCAATACCCGTTCGGGTTATATTTTACAAGTTGCAGTAGAAAGTGAATGTGATTTCGATGCACTTAATGAAGGTGAAGTGGAGCACGATGATTCCCAAGTAGAGTTGGAAAATCAGTCCTTGAAAAATTCCGACTACGAACTCTTGCCATCGAATAAAACAAGAGCAGCAATGGAAGAAAATGAGGAAAAAGATGGAGATCCTGAAGAAATTATCTCTCAGCCAGTTAAGGCAAACAACAATGGGGAAGATCCAGAGAGCGATGATAATCAGAAGACGAAAGCTAAAGAAGAAAAGCAGAATAAACCACGAACATATATATGTGATCAATGtggtaataattttaaatatcgtagccatttttattcacatatcAAACGACATGCTGGAGTAAAGCCTCTACAATGCGA AGTTTGtccgaataaattttttaccgAGGGCGAACTTAAACGACATATGCGCCGACACACCGGTGAACGTCCATTCCCTTGTCAGTATTGCGAGCGTCGTTTCACGGACTATAGTACAAGAATTAAGCATGAGCG TACACATACAAACGAACGTCCATTTGGGTGCCCACAATGTGGTAAAGCGTTCACAACATCATATGTTTTAAAGAACCACATGCTTGTGCATACTGGAGAACGCTCCTTCAA atgtaCGCTTTGCAATAAATCTTTCCAACGGCAAACGCACCTTATCGTACATACACGTTCTCTGATCCACAAACAAAACGTtgaacgccaacaacaaacaaatcaaaaagtaaAATGTTTTTCACTAACAAAACCGTCTTTGAACACTTAA
- the LOC126767692 gene encoding transcription factor Ouib-like codes for MEHKIILKCRTCLEENEEDSMFELFMENDINVNGRQKKLKLSKKFEYCCGVRIRESTDMPSKVCWKCFEMTRIWYNFRQMCMNSQLYLESLCEDRMRPEGADDAEFLEYLMEELQVHRDRVHGSSESLESDTDDDDDNNDLGLLVDEDDDGDFIESENNLERSVKLEAEQMEEKIFTQKAECIVTNNTDVDTTHENNKKSRKSQKIQDTIKFSKKRDVSRRRICRPPSPTSYMCYICGNVYNKKATFAYHMSLHNNVKPHECELCGKSFRQICELKNHMRRHTGEKPYKCSYCDRHFIDRSEKHRHERVHTNTRPYICNVCGKSFTYSAILKNHSKLHSGKKDFNCMVCQKAFTLQHQLKAHLQTMTHRLKEAHYVAEGYEVVYE; via the exons atggagcataaaataatattgaaatgccGCACTTGCTTAGAGGAAAACGAAGAGGATAGCATGTTTGAATTATTTATGGAAAACGATATAAATGTTAACGGGAGGCAAAAGAAACTAAAGCTTAGTAAAAAATTTGAGTATTGTTGTGGTGTACGA ATTAGGGAATCAACCGATATGCCATCTAAGGTTTGTTggaaatgttttgaaatgacGAGAATATGGTATAACTTTCGACAAATGTGCATGAATTCACAACTTTACCTGGAGAGTTTATGTGAAGATCGAATGCGCCCAGAAGGCGCCGATGATGCGGAGTTTTTAGAATATCTAATGGAAGAATTGCAGGTACACCGTGATAGAGTACATGGGTCTTCTGAAAGTTTAGAATCTGATACAGATGATGACGATGACAATAATGATCTTGGTTTATTAGTGGATGAAGACGATGATGGAGATTTTATAGAAtcagaaaataatttagaacGCAGCGTTAAATTAGAGGCGGAACaaatggaagagaaaattttcACTCAGAAAGCAGAATGTATAGTAACCAACAATACGGATGTTGACACAACccatgaaaataacaaaaaaagcagaaaatcgCAAAAAATTCAAGATACtatcaaattttctaaaaaacgGGATGTAAGCAGAAGACGTATATGTCGTCCACCTAGTCCAACATCGTACATGTGTTACATTTGTGGCAAcgtttacaacaaaaaagctaCCTTTGCGTATCATATGTCACTGCACAACAACGTCAAACCACATGAATGCGA ACTCTGTGGTAAATCGTTCCGCCAAATATGTGAGTTGAAGAATCATATGCGACGTCACACTGGTGAAAAACCTTACAAATGTTCATACTGTGATCGACACTTCATTGATCGTAGTGAAAAACATCGACATGAGCG AGTACATACAAATACGagaccatacatatgtaatgtttgtggtaaaagttttacatactCTGCCATACTGAAGAATCACTCAAAACTGCACTCTGGTAAAAAAGATTTCAA CTGCATGGTCTGTCAGAAAGCATTCACTCTTCAGCATCAGCTAAAGGCACATTTACAAACCATGACCCATAGGCTGAAGGAAGCGCATTACGTCGCTGAGGGATATGAGGTTGTTTACGAGTAG
- the LOC126750885 gene encoding uncharacterized protein LOC126750885, with the protein MNCGSILLLIYFITTTAFAKIVINKVVVRIPKPNDIGLIFDLTVVNSPCNDRETLEFRIHSDATCSVNVTENEIMKNAGRVVGGNFGHIVAGAAEVVSLIWPTISLYNRVGKCPIVVTSKNARGVEEHHKHAIHFDTRFTTLDPDCHTLRKRPDYKDCKNWDKEYLNNCTPVNCQERYFGQRSFYNKTTEHCDPVPRCDKPNMHYDYYNNECVIPENFFTEEDKKKILSGDFRNECEEEEQEMKQKEKKGKKKKQSAKYQKEQQQQQQQPQHGSAKREADIFDEEFNFFPQSNFFDPDNSAKNPQPTVGVKTDNGYIPYWLKGILEGLVVVGAIIILQVLATVAIYVLICFVIFLIVTWISRRQMKCHRETTSVLRSPAPSEGTEEPLITPSSLLSQRN; encoded by the exons ATGAACTGTGGCAGTATATTGTtgctaatatattttataacaacTACGGCGTTTGCCAAAATTGTTATTAACAAAGTTGTTGTACGTATACCTAAACCGAACGACATTGGATTAATTTTCG ATTTAACGGTTGTAAATTCGCCGTGTAACGATAGAGAAACGCTTGAATTTCGTATACATTCCGATGCCACTTGTAGTGTGAATGTAACCgaaaatgaaattatgaaaaat GCAGGCCGTGTAGTAGGCGGAAACTTTGGGCATATTGTAGCAGGAGCTGCTGAAGTTGTATCCTTGATATGGCCAACAAtt tcTCTGTACAATCGAGTCGGAAAATGTCCCATTGTTGTTACATCAAAAAATGCTCGTGGTGTTGAGGAACATCATAAACATGCTATACATTTCGACACTCGTTTTACTACGCTCGACCCCGATTGCCATACGCTAAGAAAAC GGCCTGACTATAAGGATTGCAAGAATTGGGATAAAGAATATTTGAATAACTGCACTCCTGTAAACTGTCAGGAACGTTACTTTGGACAACGcagtttttataataaaaccaCAGAGCATTGCGATCCGGTACCACGCTGTGATAAGCCAAATATG caCTACGATTATTATAATAATGAATGTGTGATTCCTGAGAACTTTTTTACCGAAGAAGATAAGAAAAAGATACTAAGTGGTGATTTCAGAAACGAATGCGAAGAAGAAGAGCAAGAAATG aaacaaaaagagaaaaaaggcaaaaagaaaaaacaatcgGCCAAATATCAAAaagagcaacagcagcaacaacaacaaccacagcatgGAAGCGCCAAACGCGAAGCTGATATTTTTGATGaagaattcaattttttccccCAGTCAAACTTTTTCGATCCAGATAATAGCGCTAAAAATCCACAGCCAACGGTCGGCGTAAAAACCGATAACGGTTATATACCGTACTGGTTGAAGGGCATATTGGAGGGCTTGGTGGTA gtTGGTGCTATAATCATTTTGCAGGTTCTCGCAACAGTAGCTATTTATGTGCTAATCTGTTTTGTGATATTCCTTATTGTCACATGGATATCACGTAGACAAATGAAATGTCACAGAGAAACAACGAGCGTATTGCGGTCGCCAGCGCCTTCGGAAGGTACAGAAGAGCCATTGATAACACCGTCCAGCTTGTTGTCTCAACGTAACTAA
- the LOC126767687 gene encoding transcription factor Ouib-like: MHVYDLCRICLTEDINTSKMQPLFETEDDTCNEIVQQIEVCGGIVLKPHEEFPKMICVQCLEKLNVSFKFRSMCQASEHALLDAIVKSEMKTEPLDYEGAQIISKHEEDNEDEMFFDMHTEFIDAQEVHLEDITETVEEEVLESDMEPNTESAEEFIEYTDSEYFEEELPKSIIKKTATPTYIQRQPVTSDNLVRKRGRPKTKPEGISLKSELHSGKKSNRGRKKKEEPEVASIMCEICGNIYSKRNLLKMHMRRHMAEKPFECEICGKTFACPSEIGRHMRVHTGEKPYICKYCGRTFADRSTNIKHERIHTNERPFTCQTCGKSFTYSNVLKNHMLTHTGEKPFPCIPCNKTFSRKHQLDQHIATITHQQTVRNLTTTDVKVQHMLQEDEPNQHVSNINHHQTLHTISATNIKVEHLLQQFNPNQHITTITQGQDDRNLSVSHMIEEEIDQTCERHIEEVDEDAEQQDSDVYINTE, from the exons ATGCATGTTTACGATTTATGTCGCATTTGTTTAACGGAGGATATTAACACAAGCAAAATGCAACCTCTGTTTGAAACCGAAGATGATACATGCAACGAAATTGTGCAGCAAATAGAAGTTTGTGGTGGAATAGTC TTGAAGCCACACGAAGAGTTTCCAAAAATGATTTGCGTGCAGTGCCTAGAAAAGTTGAATGTGTCATTTAAGTTCCGTTCCATGTGTCAAGCAAGCGAACACGCACTTTTGGACGCTATAGTAAAG TCTGAAATGAAGACGGAACCATTAGACTATGAGGGCGCTCAAATCATATCTAAACATGAAGAAGATAATGAAGACGAAATGTTCTTTGATATGCATACTGAATTTATTGATGCACAGGAGGTGCATCTAGAGGATATTACTGAAACCGTTGAAGAAGAAGTGCTTGAATCTGATATGGAACCCAATACTGAAAGTGCTGAAGAATTTATTGAATACACGGACAGTGAATATTTTGAAGAAGAATTGCCTAAATCCATAATTAAGAAGACTGCTACGCCAACATATATACAAAGACAGCCAGTAACTAGCGACAATTTGGTTCGTAAGCGAGGACGGCCAAAAACAAAACCCGAGGGGATCTCATTAAAATCGGAATTACATAGTGGTAAGAAATCGAATCGAGGCAGAAAAAAGAAGGAAGAACCTGAAGTTGCAAGTataatgtgtgagatatgcgGGAACATATATTCGAAAcgtaatttgttaaaaatgcaTATGAGACGTCATATGGCCGAAAAGCCCTTCGAATGCGA AATTTGTgggaaaacttttgcatgcCCTTCCGAAATTGGACGTCATATGCGTGTGCACACTGGAGAAAAACcttacatttgtaaatattgtgGACGAACCTTTGCTGATCGGAGTACAAATATAAAACACGAAAg AATACATACAAATGAACGTCCGTTCACTTGTCAAACATGCGGTAAATCTTTCACTTATTCTAATGTTCTGAAAAATCATATgttaactcacaccggcgaaaAACCATTCCC GTGTATACCATGTAATAAGACGTTCTCACGTAAACACCAACTGGATCAGCATATTGCAACTATAACGCATCAGCAAACAGTCAGAAATCTTACTACAACGGACGTGAAAGTGCAACATATGCTACAAGAAGATGAGCCTAATCAGCATGTTTCTAACATAAACCACCATCAAACCCTTCATACAATTAGCGCAACGAATATCAAAGTGGAACATTTGCTACAACAATTCAATCCTAATCAACATATTACCACTATTACACAAGGCCAAGACGACAGAAATCTTTCTGTTTCGCATATGATAGAGGAAGAAATTGATCAAACCTGTGAAAGGCATATTGAAGAGGTAGATGAGGATGCTGAACAACAAGATAGCgatgtatacataaatactgaataa
- the LOC126767695 gene encoding J domain-containing protein CG6693 — translation MGLLDLCEELFGERDLYKLLDLEKNALPRDIKKAYYKMSLQVHPDRVEEDEKSAATEKFKVLSKVYQVLSDKEKRDLYDEQGVIVDEEDEGKLSSWIDLWRQVFRRVTEEDIINYENSYVGSELERDDMKKAYLSSKGCINKIMTEVPFLHIKDEPRLQKIIREMIDADEVPEYKIFTNEPSQKRQRRHKKYAREAKEAEEIKQKLGSGDLQKQILKRQEERQDGFNSFLDKLAEKYADGDDSELYDFSKKTKSKKKAANTPSKGVKKGRVQKRRT, via the coding sequence ATGGGTCTTTTGGATTTATGTGAAGAGTTGTTTGGAGAACGAGATCTTTATAAATTGttggatttggaaaaaaatgcatTGCCAAGAGATATAAAAAAAGCATATTACAAGATGTCTTTACAAGTTCATCCAGATCGTGTTGAGGAGGATGAAAAGTCTGCAGCTACAGAAAAGTTCAAAGTTTTGTCCAAAGTTTATCAGGTACTATCCGATAAAGAGAAGCGCGATTTATATGACGAGCAAGGTGTTATTGTTGATGAGGAGGACGAAGGAAAACTAAGTTCATGGATAGATCTGTGGAGACAAGTGTTTAGACGGGTTACTGAGGAAGATATTATTAATTACGAAAATTCTTATGTTGGTTCCGAACTGGAACGAGACGATATGAAAAAGGCTTATTTATCAAGTAAAGGCTGTATAAATAAGATAATGACTGAAGTGCCATTTCTGCATATTAAAGATGAGCCGCGTCTACAGAAAATCATAAGAGAAATGATTGATGCCGATGAAGTGCcggaatacaaaattttcacgaatGAGCCATCTCAGAAACGTCAGCGTCGTCATAAGAAATATGCCCGGGAGGCGAAAGAGGcggaagagataaaacaaaaattagggTCGGGCGATCTACAAAAACAGATATTGAAGCGTCAGGAGGAACGACAGGATGGTTTTAACTCATTCTTGGACAAATTAGCTGAAAAATATGCAGATGGTGACGACAGCGAACTATAtgatttttcaaagaaaaccAAATCTAAGAAGAAGGCAGCCAATACTCCATCGAAAGGCGTCAAGAAGGGGAGGGTACAGAAAAGACGCActtag
- the LOC126767686 gene encoding zinc finger protein 112-like, producing MPVMEISIKWNICRVCLAEEGQNHNAKYILIDSKIVRQVYDITGVQMETSDNQPDKICRKCLLLLKYAYHFRTTCRNSEEYLQSVIQKTKSATSMLKMDKQRERSVELLEEIFHEDVEFISLNEQRDPETEEYFDTKEGSLPSPLPLSEKIGDSRDNTKAHFTSTIPSTSLVSKNQEYHRKDSATYTSSYEESSDDKKIHDNNVDLNSVDRNINKKHNEATANQKFIGQDDEESEVDGVYRNRKTNYKQRHLQMSNRKLSKAQKGPNCSEQIVTAQESEEDELADFDDSKTNSKQTPLRLQKNKYNTESIVDTLDYADDNKIGDEDIVDENNDYNSNNDKEDDIDNSVDTEIRVDKLKTSSNSPTHESEAKLQTEEELYYLIEEPVKTEESSNSQIEDVELDVNADDGIQLIDNYEEIDGCEEGEEPEYVDAETPRSVVQIEEYLIDEIETESVPQHELELNEDQLTKRPSSTTIKIRDRASPHIRRKGNDSYLFSCDVCGNHFTSRSLRNYHMRIHRKEKNFECELCFKRFTAACNLTAHMRIHTGEKPYECKYCLRRFTDRSTHVKHERIHTNEKPFQCNICGKSFALSTTLRTHEKVHTNEKPFKCEPCEKSFKLPHQLKSHLLTNQHKNIVTANELGNYN from the exons ATGCCAGTCATGGAGATCAGCATAAAATGGAATATTTGTCGCGTTTGTTTGGCAGAGGAAGGGCAAAATCataatgcaaaatatattttgattgatTCTAAAATCGTTAGACAAGTTTATGATATTACTGGTGTGCAG ATGGAAACCAGTGACAACCAGCCAGACAAGATTTGTCGTAAATGCTTGCTTCTGCTGAAATATGCATACCACTTTAGAACCACCTGTCGAAATTCGGAAGAATATTTGCAGTCAGTTATTCAAAAGACTAAATCAGCAACGTCCATGTTAAAAATGGATAAACAAAGAGAACGTTCAGTGGAATTACTAGAAGAAATATTTCACGAGGATGTAGAATTCATTTCATTAAATGAACAACGGGATCCAGAAACGGAGGAATATTTTGATACTAAGGAAGGAAGTCTACCGAGTCCGTTGCCATTATCAGAAAAGATTGGTGATAGTAGAGACAATACTAAAGCCCATTTCACAAGTACAATTCCCAGTACATCGTTAGTCTCAAAAAACCAGGAATATCACAGAAAGGATAGTGCTACGTATACATCGAGTTATGAAGAAAGTAGTgatgataaaaaaattcatgacAACAATGTCGATTTGAACTCGGTTGAcagaaatattaataagaaaCATAACGAAGCAACTGCAAACCAGAAGTTTATAGGTCAAGATGATGAAGAATCGGAAGTGGATGGTGTCTATAGAAATAGGAAAACAAATTATAAGCAGAGACATTTGCAAATGTCAAATAGAAAACTGAGTAAGGCACAAAAAGGACCAAATTGTTCAGAGCAAATTGTCACAGCTCAAGAATCTGAGGAAGATGAACTAGCGGACTTTGATGACAGCAAAACAAATTCAAAGCAAACCCCTTTacgattacaaaaaaataaatacaataccGAAAGCATCGTGGATACTTTGGATTATGCTGATGACAATAAAATCGGTGATGAGGATATAGTCGATGAGAATAATGATTACAACTCAAATAATGATAAGGAAGATGACATAGATAACTCAGTAGATACTGAAATTAGAGTAGATAAACTAAAGACTTCTAGCAATTCACCAACACACGAATCAGAAGCAAAGCTACAAACCGAAGAGGAGTTATACTACTTAATCGAAGAACCCGTTAAAACCGAGGAGTCGTCGAATTCCCAAATTGAAGATGTAGAACTAGATGTTAATGCAGATGACGGCATTCAACTAATAGATAATTACGAAGAAATAGATGGTTGTGAAGAAGGTGAAGAACCTGAGTATGTTGACGCGGAAACACCGAGATCTGTGGTTCAGATAGAAGAGTATCTAATAGATGAAATCGAAACTGAATCGGTGCCACAACATGAGTTGGAATTAAATGAGGATCAATTAACAAAACGACCCAGCTCAACGACCATTAAAATCAGGGATCGAGCTTCACCACATATACGCAGAAAAGGTAATGATTCGTATTTATTTTCCTGTGACGTTTGTGGCAATCATTTCACCAGTCGAAGCCTTAGAAATTATCACATGAGAATACACCgcaaggaaaaaaattttgagtgcGA GCTATGCTTTAAACGCTTTACAGCGGCGTGTAATCTAACGGCGCATATGCGTATACACACAGGAGAAAAACCATACGAATGTAAATATTGCTTACGAAGGTTTACGGATCGAAGTACGCATGTAAAACACGAACG GATACACACGAATGAGAAACCTTTCCAGTGCAACATTTGTGGCAAATCATTTGCCTTATCCACTACGCTTCGTACGCACGAAAAAGTGCACACAAATGAAAAGCCTTTTAA atgcGAGCCCTGCGAGAAATCATTTAAACTGCCCCATCAGTTAAAATCTCACCTGCTCACAAACCAACATAAAAACATTGTAACAGCGAATGAGCTGGGGAATTATAACTAA